A stretch of DNA from Coccidioides posadasii str. Silveira chromosome 1, complete sequence:
GCGCGCTTGATCTCCCACGCAGGAAGCTTGACCAATTTATCCAAGTATCCAGCATCAACCGTCCAAATCTTAGGCGCCGAAAAAGCTCTTTTTAGAGCTCTGAAGACAAAGGGAAATACTCCAAAATACGGTCTCCTCTACCACTCCTCGTTCATTGGACGTGCAGGTCCCAAAAATAAGGGGAGAATCTCTCGTTTCTTGGCAAATAAGTGCTCTATCGCTTCTAGAATAGATAATTTCTCTGACACTCCTTCAACGAAATTTGGAGATGTGCTACGGAAGCAGGTTGAAGAGCGCCTTGAATTCTATGCGTCTGGCGCTCCACCTACTAAGAATGAAGTCGCCATGGTAAGTCTAGATGTAAACGGCCCGGATACTTGGTTATATCTGACATAATTTTACAGAAGGATGCTATGGATTCGCTTTTGGCTGACCTTGAGGTGGATGATGAGGACAAGGATGTGGAAATGGAGGGTGCCGCAGACTTGACTGAGAAGAgccagaagaaaaaggagaaaaaggagaaaaaggaaaagaaggagaagaaggagaaggaaggtaagaaggaaaagaaggaaaagaaggaaaagaaggaaaaaaaattgaaatcAGAGGAGGCTGATGCCGACAcgccgaagaagaagaggaagagagacAGCGAGGTTGGCGTTAcgaaaaagaaacagaagTCTTAAATAATCTGTTTGAGGGATCTGACGGCGTTTTATGTATTTTGAATGTTTGAATATGGGACTGGAAGGGTTCTGGCTGCGTGtttctttcaatattttaGTCTTGTCTACTAGAGAAATTTCACTTCCTATCGAAGCTCCTCTCCGATCCACACCCTTCACTTCCCAGCGGTGATGGTTGCCTTATTGAAACCACTAAATCGTAGGGATTTCCAACACACGGTTGATCGCTTCGGTCAAGGCAGGCCTGGTGCGAGTAGTAAATATGGCAATGTCCTCTGCACATCAAGCCTCACTTCAGTATTCCCTCAATATCAACCGCAGCAAACATTCTCTTCCACTTCAGTTGTGCTAGCAGGCTGATGAATTGTCGGGCTTTCAGACTCACATGACTCTAGCTCCGACTTGATTGAAACAGCAAGGTCTCCAGCTCCGGGTCATACACTCTAATTCAACGACAACCACAGCATAGCCGCTCGAAGAGCCTAGGATTTGCCTTACAGGCTCGCACAGTCGTACGGGAGATAAAGTGATGGATAGAAAGCTAGCAGATCTGCGCAAGTCTCCGAAGCGAAAACGGGATGATGTCAACTACTACTACGAAGGGAGTACATCTTCTGCATGCCCCAGCCCCTCTCGCTCTGCTGCGAGCGTAGCGGAAGTTTGTTCGCCAGACGAGATCAGCGTCGGAACAAGTAGTCCTCAGATTACTGTGACCGGCCAGTTACAAGGCCTTGATATCCATGGCAATGCGACAAACACTGACTATCTCGCTCACGGCGATCCTCAGGCACAGCATGACCACACCCATCAGGAACAGCAAAGAACTCCGAGGCGGAAATCACAACTCGGCACACAAGCTGCACTCACAACTACCCCGACAAGGAGTACCAAGAAGAAGCAATCAAGGACGGCGACCGGCACAATCGAGCCTTCAAATTCTCCTTGCACACCACCAAAGACAAAATCTCAACGAAAATCCCCCCCTCTTACTACGCAGCCAGAGGAAAACCCGCTTACATGGCACGATTCAGAAATAACAGGGTATGATCCCACAGACCCAAACGACGATGGATACGGTATGAATGGGATAGGGTTCAAGCCTACTGCCGCTGTTGCCTGGGACAGAGTGCAGCGGAGAAAGAGGCAAATCGCTGAATGGAAATCTCGAGAGGCACGCGAAGACCGCAACAAGCGACGAGAGAGGCGGGATGGTATTGCTCCAAACGAAGAGGAGAAGGCAGACGATAGGAATCGTAAAAGGGTCAAATTTGAAACTTGATGTGACCTCGGCAAACGGCACGGCGgtttatattattatacaCTGGAGCTGAGTATTCACACTTCGAATTATCTTCCTCTACGCAAACAGAATGATATCGAACGCCCGTGTTTCCGTTCCAGAATGCGAACTCCATAACTCCACCCCAGCCGGGAAATGCTACCAAAACTTATAACTGGAAAGGTTGGTCCAACTTTTTCGTTTCCGTTCCTCTTCGGCCAAACGAGCTTCTTCCTCCTGTTTCCTCTGAGCCTCCGCTTGTTCTTTctgcttttttatttttagttCCCTCATTAATTGTACAGCTTCCTTCATTCCGTCCATTTCTTTGACCCGTTTCCGCTGGCAGTATTGGTGTGTCAAGATCGAGGCCACCGCGAAGGAACCGACAGCCCAGTTGCTCGCAGCCCATAACGACCTAAGGCCTACGAAGAATCAGCAAGCCGCCCTAGATAGA
This window harbors:
- a CDS encoding uncharacterized protein (EggNog:ENOG410PS5P~BUSCO:14138at33183), whose product is MDRKLADLRKSPKRKRDDVNYYYEGSTSSACPSPSRSAASVAEVCSPDEISVGTSSPQITVTGQLQGLDIHGNATNTDYLAHGDPQAQHDHTHQEQQRTPRRKSQLGTQAALTTTPTRSTKKKQSRTATGTIEPSNSPCTPPKTKSQRKSPPLTTQPEENPLTWHDSEITGYDPTDPNDDGYGMNGIGFKPTAAVAWDRVQRRKRQIAEWKSREAREDRNKRRERRDGIAPNEEEKADDRNRKRVKFET